ATCCGGAGATATAAAGACCTTGAGTGAAGGTGGCTTTGCCCAGTCCTCCCTGGGATATTCCAGTGACTCGGATTGCAGCCTGGCTCCCGGGAATCTCTCCGATTTGGGCTCCacggacgaggaggaggaggaggaggagggggagtcgGCACTTTCCTGCTGCAGCAGCGACTATGGCAGTTCGACCGCCTCGGACTCCAGCTCCACATTCAGCGGGGTGTCCCTGCACAGTACCCGCTTCAGGCGGGCCACCCTGCCCAGCCTGTGCTGTAAGAGCCCGGCCACCCCCGGGGGGCCACAGGACAGACCCCAGCCCCCCGCCGCCGACCGCCAGCCACCTTGCGCCGGAGGGAAGCTCCAATTGCGCCCGGAGCCGGGAGACTGGGATTGTGCCCATTGTGGCGGGGCAGCCCAATTCCAGGCCAGTGTGGGCTCTGCAGCCTGGGCAAGCCAGCCAGAGACAGCGGGGGGACCTGGCCTGACCCCTCACAACTCTGCAAAGCAGGCGGCCTCTGGAACTCCTCTCAACCCGACACTCTCACAACAAAGGGAGTCACCACGTTCAAACGCATCGAGCGCCCTTTGCCTGGGCAACAACTGTTTGAAATTGGCCGGGACGGACAAAGCACCTTCAGTACATCCCAATGTGCCTCTGCAGGCAGAGATTTACCAGCCGCTCAGAGGCTCTGCTTTCTGCCAAAGCTCCCCACTTACCAGCCGCACTCGGCAACATGTCAGATCACAGCAGGGTGTCTTCAACCCGGGCTACACAGCCGCCTTCCGGAGCCTGGAAGCTGCCTCTGGAACGGGCAAAGAGGATTCCTGGCCGAATGGGGGCAAAGGCAGTCTGGGCTCGGGGAGTTATTTCCAGCAGAACAGAGGAGGGATGCACCCAGTGAGAGAGCTTCCTGATCCCCTCCTCAAACATTCTACCTCCAAAGGATTACAAAACCACAGCACTTTACAGAGCGGCGCTTCTACTATCCTGAGGTGGGCTAACGATGCAAAAAACAAACCGCTTCCTTCCCCCAGGCGCGCTCAACAGATTAAAGAGCGGATCTCGAAGAGATGCCCAGAGAAGGCCCCTGCCCGCAGCCAGCCCTGGCTAACGGCGACCGGCAAAAGGGCGAATTTGCTGAAAAACTCTGCCAAGTGCAAACGTGTCAGCTGCGCATTAGTAACGCCGGTAAAGAAGGCGTTCAGCCTCATGCGCAATTTCCCTTCGCCGCCTTCGCTGGTCGTGGGGAAGGACGGGGACCTGTGTCCTGCCTACTCCGTTTGCTGCCGACAGTCTTTCTCACTACAGAAGtgccacccggtgtgggggtggCAAATCGGGGGCACAGCAGTTCCTCTGCCCCCAAGCTACAAATTCAGGGGCTTTAACCTTTAACCCTTTCTCCAGCTCCAGGTGGGTTTGGCCCTGGATTGTCTCTGAAAGCGTCTCCAGACTGAAATCACCCAGAGGAGAAAATGCAGTTTATAAGGATGATTTAAAGTATATCTTCATCATTGAATCCCAAATGAACCTCGGTACAAAACAGTGCCGCAATTTTACCAAAAATGGGCATCAATAACCAGCTGCAAAACATTTCAGAATATATATGTTCCTTTGGTGCGTTTACCAGAgatgggaaatggggagggggggggggggttgagtttaGTCCCAGAGCTGTACAAACCTATATGTTGTTGCACTATTTATTTTCCTCTAAACATGGGAATGTTACCTAGTGAAGTAACAGCAGAACAATCGAGCGCATTTTCAAATATATTAGAAGGATTAAGCGATTTCCAAATAGACCCTCACAATGTAATGTGGTGTCGGGGAAGGATGAATGAGATTattgttgggtttttttttctctcttctgtCTAGAATACCGGATTTGTTTTTTCAATCCGATGGTCCACCGCAGCAATATTTTACTCACCTCCGCCCCTTCACCGTGTTCAAAGAAGCTTTAATTAAAAGTGGTCAGGAATGACAGGGGAAGGAGAAACAACTGCCATCTCTTCTAATTAATTCTCTCAAAATTAATCGACCTGCAGTTGGTCCGTTTTATTTCTGCTCAAGTTCAGCCGCAATGCTAAACTATTGTCAGATTGAATTGACAACACATTTGAACTGGACTCTCAGtgaagagatggaggggggaagcGAGGTGTGCGgttcggtggggaggggggggggggtacctttaCTTGACTCTGTATTTGGGCCAATTAGTAATTGTCCTCGGCGCTGTGTGTCGCTTCTGCCTCCTGTTTAATAATCGGATGTATAATTTGCAGGAGAAACCTTCCCTTTAGATGCAAATGAGTTGAACTCTGGAGGAAGAGAGGTTAATGCACCAAGGCAATGCATTGCTGACCAAACCTCACGTAACGTTCCACTGAATAGTTCATTTCACCCGAAAAAAACAGACTTTGATTCTCCAGTTGAAATGCGACTGTAACACCTTTTCTAAAATTAAAATTTATTCCTCAGTTGTGGCAAGTTTTATTTATTTAGTATTTGATTGGGGTATATTTCAAGAGCAGCAAAGGAAAAAGTTTGGCACGCAAGTTTCTTTCTGCCCTTTTCTTTGTTGTGCCTGACAGTTTGCAgccagtgaggaggagggggtggtgggctACGACACGGGGACGATCTTGTTTGCTGCCTGCTTTGTGCAAAGGGCTGAAGTTGTGGTTATTTTCACCGACTAAGTCAGCGGGAAAACGTGGCGATGCTGTTGCACTTTCAAAAGGATTATTTATACTGTTGTTTCGGTTGACGATCATGGCACTAGGTGGATCCGCTCTAGCGCCGGTGTTGAATTAACTCAATGGGAAACACATTTAACACAAGCAGAtgcggaagagggagggaggggagggggatgggggaggctaAACTTCACCACTAAAATGTTTCATCTGTtttgctctcccccacccccaaccaccagcAAGCGAGAGAAAGACAATTGCATTTCTGCCAAGATGGTGGTCGTTTATTTACACAGACAGGGGTCCAGAGTAGAGGGGTTGAGAGATAACAGCTCCAGCCTAAACTCGGCGGAGCTGCTTGCATGTCACAAGAGCCATGTGGGCTTTGAACAAAACGGTTTAAATGCTCTGTACATTTTCTTTTAGTGTCAGGGAAGATGGATGATAGATTGGTCCGATTTGGACGAGTTTTTTAAAAAGGCCTGCCCAGGGACTAAAgctagccagagagagagagagagagggagttcaTGTCCTCGCTGGCCTGTGGAGGAGGGTGGCTGTTTTTGCTACAGCAGcgcctgcagtgttcaggcagggTCCATTGAAACCGGCTTTAAGATTAAAAAGGAAAGGAGCTATTGGAAAACCCACCAATCTCACATGCATAATGTGCATCGTGATCCCCtgcgtttacccccccccccccccccccccccaccaccagcccagCACGAAATAAGAAATCCACTCGGACACGGAGCTGAACGTTGTCCAAAATCAAAAGAAAAAGGGAGAGGGCAAAATGAGGCAGTTTTAGGGGAAGTTGTAATAGGAAATGGAAGAGACAAACACAGGTTCCCAAACCACAGCACAGCCAGCTGCCCACCAAGGAACTGATTCTAACCAACACTCCTTAAGGGAAGATTCAGTCGTTTTCTACCAGGATAATTCTAGCTGGTAAGAAGAAAACACGTGTAATTGCAGGGACCCGTTTATTTATATTGTTGGGGTAAGGAAGGCGATGTTCCCCCAGCAATTTCTCAGTCCTACAACCAAAAGACTAGAAAGAGTTGGACCATCCGCTATTAAAAAGTAAGCAGCGAAATTGGCAGTGATCCTTCAAAGTGTAGCCCTGGCCTCTGCTACACAGCGCGCCAGAAGCCTGAAATTCCAGGCCATTTTTTGATTTTAATTATATTTGCACTCAACAATTTAAGATACTATCCCGATGGTATCCGGAACACTTGGAAAGATCCTAACCCTGGAATTGGGAGCAGGAAATGCAACGTGCAATGAGGCTCCAATTGGTAACAAAGCATGAAGACACCGTTTTAAAAAATCAAGAATTCAGCCTTTGCtctgatagatagatatacagatagatatacagatagatagatagatagatagatagatagatagatagatagatagatagatagatagatagatagacagacagatagatagacagacagacagacagacagacagacagacagacagatagatagatagatagatagatagatagatagatagatagatagatagatagacagagagacagacagacacatagATAGAAAATGTAGCttgtcgatagatagatagatagatagatagatagatagatagatagatagatagatagatagatagatagatagatagatagatagatagatagatagatagatagataaacaaacagacagatagatatatatatagatagatagaaagtgtAGCTAGTCGAcaaatagatagataaatagatagatagatagatagatagacagacagacagacagacagacagacagacagatagatagatagatagatagatagatagacagacagacagacagacagacagacagacagacagatagatagatagatagatagatagatagatagatagatagatagatagatagatagatagatagataaacagacagacagatagatatatatatagatagatagaaagtgtAGCTAGTCGAcaaatagatagataaatagatagatagatagacagacagacagacagacagacagacagacagacagacagatagatagatagatagatagatagatagatagatagatagatagatagatagatagatagatagatagatagatagatagatagatagatggatggatggatggatggatggatggatggatgggtgggtgggtgggtgggtgggtgggtggatggatggatagatggatagaaagaaagaaagaaataatttTATCCGAAAACGCCCTCCACATGCTGGGTTACTTCTGACATATCCCAGAGGCCTCTAATGTCTCAACACAATGCTGTCATATCGCTGTCTGCAATGGGCCAATGTCATAGCTTCCTctacctttaccccccccccccccccccccccacaccaccacctcctttTGACATATTTATTCTGTGCATCCTTCAGTCCGAATTGGTCTTGGTAAAGGTTTGATAAGCAATGGAACCTCTCAGTTGGACTACTCTAAATCTGCAAGAAGATGCTGATTAATCCCTGCAATTCGTTCTTAAAGGGGGGACTCTTCTATTGTCAGGTTCACACACAGGCCTTGTTCAGTAGTAACAGCCTCACTGGGATCTGGCAACACCAATCGCTGCTCACTTCCTATATCATGTAAACAATTTAAATGGTAATATTTGGGCTTAATGCCTCAAAGATTCCACGATGAATCCTTCCTCAGTCTCCCGGTTTATTCTTAAGAATTGAAATGGATGTTTTTCTGTGATTTGAAGAAATATGGAGCGCACAGCACTTGAATAATTTCAAGATTGTCTCACTATCCACCGGAGATGGTGTTTTTGTTAAACTTCAGGCACAAACGGCTGCTGACTTCAAATGCCTTTCTCTGGCTTGCTTGCAGCCGCCTACGTTAGTTGGGGCCTAGCGGGTCAGGAGCTGAAGTAAGATATTGACTTGTTTTTATTACAAGGGTCAAGGCTTCCAAACCACCAATGTTGCGAAGAGAAAAGGCGACGAGGAACTCAGGggaacctgggtttgaaaatgcctGCGGACTGCAGAAAGCAGGCAATACTTAAGCGAAGATGGAGGAAACAGGCCTCTCGAATGAGTCAGAATGTGCAACAGTGGAATGAGGTTTATTTTCACTGTGGTGCGAGGGAAGGTGGGATAGCAGGCAAGGAGCAGTTTGTAGGACGGGATATGCCGTGGATGTTACGATTTTATtttgaaagaaagatttgcattgatGTGGCGCCATTCGTGACCTCCCAAAGCACTTTTACATGCATTGGAGGATCTTTGAAATATAGTCGCTACAAATGTCGGGAAATAGATATCGCATTGATCTGATCACCTTAACTACTATTTCTTCCCAGATCCAGCAGTCAGAGTAGTCCACATTGTAATGGTAGACAGCTTCCTAATGAGCCATATAGACACAAATGTTGACGCGGCAGATGCCGGACAATTCTACTGAGCCTTAGTAATAAGAATGTTCaaacaatctcattgaaaccagTCAGATTTTATTTTTGCCGTGGTCTCCTGCTGTTATGGTTCTTATAGCCCACCTTTCTATATTACATGGGGTTAATTATGAATGTAATTGTTAACAATAAGATTAAACACCTCCCAACGCAATAAACGAAAGCTAAGATTAAGATCATTCTTAATTCAGTGTGGAGGGTAATCTCacgcattgaaaaaaaaatggcaaGTTTGCTGTAGTTTCCCTTGGGGGTACCCATCTCCGTGACAAAGATAAACGTGGATGCAGTCTCTTTCTTCGTGTGTTAGAATGTGTGGCTTATCTTATGGAGAAATGATCCAACCCCCGCACTTTGGAGTGTTGTTCAATATCTCAAACCTGGATTGGAGAGATTTATAAAATACACTATAGTGAGCACCGTGCCAACAGAGCCAACGTGAATCTGGCTAAAGTGGAAGAAATCCCAGCCCCATGTATAATACACACATGCAGTGATATATGTGAGCTTATATAGAATTCAAATCAATTTGCCAACGACG
The DNA window shown above is from Scyliorhinus canicula chromosome 19, sScyCan1.1, whole genome shotgun sequence and carries:
- the LOC119954348 gene encoding SKI/DACH domain-containing protein 1-like isoform X1; the encoded protein is MTNTMVGIIPTCVDYISNVALEGFQFGHLEMHGVRLGYLRINGKLMFALSQVLADLFKDVPRTTIRKRMEHLQIKRRRCDLRELRTLKAMNSVPTRAVKCTLISKEDLEALYRLYKTPEAARRKVKVREGGQLSGPAAHGYYSAFCTERTVLLQTRDPAVRSEGRSQTPGQSTENPATPERPGHRLAPDPAGKGFPDYENVGKSTLCPVYRQQEVFYQDVVCCFPGADQPAIAVRFNAADGPVQFRTKYSCCNHNKNVGSGFINNYNSSVTPPAFKSVKRMVLSGDIKTLSEGGFAQSSLGYSSDSDCSLAPGNLSDLGSTDEEEEEEEGESALSCCSSDYGSSTASDSSSTFSGVSLHSTRFRRATLPSLCCKSPATPGGPQDRPQPPAADRQPPCAGGKLQLRPEPGDWDCAHCGGAAQFQASVGSAAWASQPETAGGPGLTPHNSAKQAASGTPLNPTLSQQRESPRSNASSALCLGNNCLKLAGTDKAPSVHPNVPLQAEIYQPLRGSAFCQSSPLTSRTRQHVRSQQGVFNPGYTAAFRSLEAASGTGKEDSWPNGGKGSLGSGSYFQQNRGGMHPVRELPDPLLKHSTSKGLQNHSTLQSGASTILRWANDAKNKPLPSPRRAQQIKERISKRCPEKAPARSQPWLTATGKRANLLKNSAKCKRVSCALVTPVKKAFSLMRNFPSPPSLVVGKDGDLCPAYSVCCRQSFSLQKCHPVWGWQIGGTAVPLPPSYKFRGFNL
- the LOC119954348 gene encoding SKI/DACH domain-containing protein 1-like isoform X2; translation: MTNTMVGIIPTCVDYISNVALEGFQFGHLEMHGVRLGYLRINGKLMFALSQVLADLFKDVPRTTIRKRMEHLQIKRRRCDLRELRTLKAMNSVPTRAVKCTLISKEDLEALYRLYKTPEAARRKVKVREGGQLSGPAAHGYYSAFCTERTVLLQTRDPAVRSEGRSQTPGQSTENPATPERPGHRLAPDPAGKGFPDYENVGKSTLCPVYRQQEVFYQDVVCCFPGADQPAIAVRFNAADGPVQFRTKYSCCNHNKNVGSGFINNYNSSVTPPAFKSVKRMVLSGDIKTLSEGGFAQSSLGYSSDSDCSLAPGNLSDLGSTDEEEEEEEGESALSCCSSDYGSSTASDSSSTFSGVSLHSTRFRRATLPSLCCKSPATPGGPQDRPQPPAADRQPPCAGGKLQLRPEPGDWDCAHCGGAAQFQASVGSAAWASQPETAGGPGLTPHNSAKQAASGTPLNPTLSQQRESPRSNASSALCLGNNCLKLAGTDKAPSVHPNVPLQAEIYQPLRGSAFCQSSPLTSRTRQHVRSQQGVFNPGYTAAFRSLEAASGTGKEDSWPNGGKGSLGSGSYFQQNRGGMHPVRELPDPLLKHSTSKGLQNHSTLQSGASTILRRNLPFRCK